The window CACCTCAAAATATAGACACCTCAAAAATATATAATGTGGGACTCTTGGCCTCCTGATAGTATTTCTCATGTTTTACCTATAAACTAATAACTCATGGTTAAAATAACCTTAATGCTAGGTCCAAAATTCAATCtatgatttaatttttgaaaCAAAAATGCACATTTCTATGCTTGAGTGAAATTCGAAGGAAACCTTAAGTTCATCTTGCCCTACATCGATGGGTATATAGATGAGACTCCCCTTAAAGACTATAAACCTTAATCAGAATAACTAACTAATGTGATGGATTTCTTGTGGCATAATTTAGAGCTGAAATATCCTGAAAATTTTAAATTACAATTTTTTTAAACTTTTAAGTCAAAATTCTAAAGTAAGGATTATGAAATCTGAACTCAAACTCTCAAAGAAACTCATAAGGGAAAAGGGGAAGATGGGTTTTGAAACAATAATAAAATATCCATTCCATATAAAGTAAAAATAAAAGTAGTTGAACCATATTTTCTCTCTATATTAGAACTTCAAACCAAACTCTTAGTGAAACAAATAGACATAGAAGTATATTTTGCTTTGAGTCGACCTTATTTGGTCTCACTTCCCTCGAAATTGTCCCACAAGAATGTATAATGTGTTTTTCTACATGGCCACACTCAATTAATATTTATTGAGCTAATTTACATTAGCTCATAaaacaagttcaaactttttatCTATCTTTTATATTTCTTTATTTTGGTGTCCTGAGATATTCGACCACCAACATACTATAATACAAATATTTATTATGAAATCTTTTTATTTATTGAATTCGACTACATAGTACTCATATGAAAGAAAATGGATACTTGCTTGCTTTCCTCTTTTAAGCACTTCTTCTTCTTGCACACACATAGATATTAATTGGTTGAGGCTCCATTTCTCTTTTTGTGTGTTGTAAAGGCTTTTCAAGTAACTGTATTGATTAGAGAAAGAATTTAAAAACGGTTCTTTAACATTCATCTTAAGACCCTTCAATTTTCTATAATTTCAATTCCTTTCATAATGTACTCTCTCATGCTTCCCAGGCCATCAAATTTCATCTTTGTAAGTGAATTCATGAGATTGCTCACTTTGCTTTGTGCGAAACTTTTGTACTTTTCAGCAATAGAATTATAGTAGTCCCTTGCATATATAGTTTCCGGAATGCCTCCTTGTAAGGCATTTGTCTTACTTATTTTCATGCATATTAATGCCATCTTGATATGCTTATGCCACCGCTCATACTTATTTTTGGCATCTCTGGTTGTATTTGCATTTAACTTTGTAGGTGGGTCTTCTTTTAAAACATGATCGAAGTCCAAAATTCCAAGGTTCAATTCAATATCTTGTTTCCACTTCTTGAAATTTAATCCATTGAGTAGTTCCATTTTATTAGTACTCATGGGAAAACTCATTCTTGTAGAAAGTCTCATTCTTGGTTTAATCATCAGTGAAACTTTACTTTATGTGTACATGTTTATGTATGAGATTTATCTAGTTTCACTTAATACCATAATATATGAGATTTATcatatatacatttatatttaaataaatctgTATATGTGTCCTAAAATAAGCTATATAAAATCCACTGTATCCATGTATCAATTACACATATCATTTTAAGAGGTGGTATCATTTGTGATATACTGTTCTTTTAATTAAATGCATCAACAATTTATCCTATACTTTTAGATTTATCAAATAAAATTTTAGTTCACACAAATTAACAACTTTAGAAGTTCAAAAATCATTCTAAATTTTTAATCCTTCACGAAATGCAAATATCAATACATATACAATTCAACTAATTTATTAGTATTGAATTCAAATGTTCAATAAATGCCTATTAATTCATGATATATTATAATCGCATAAATATGGCTGCTTTGGCAGCAATATATATAGTATTAAATATAAAGACAAATATTatagaaaagaagaaaaaaatagaaTTCACTGCAACTATGAATTCGTAATATAATCTTTAACATTCAAGTATTAATCCCAAAAATATTATCTAAAACTTTAAATctgttgctctgataccactgttAGATTAACAATAAAATTATAGATCAATCTGCTAAAGATATACTAACTTGTTTTAGTAATACTTGAATGCATTTTGAATCTTCTCCTGGATCCACCCTTTATGTTCTCCTTCATTTCTATTATGATGGGACAAATACCTTCTGAGAAGATAAGTTCAATATTTGAACAAGTTATGACCGTTCTCTTCATCAAAAAACAGTTAATAACTATCTATCTCAATTAACATGTCTTCAGGATTATTACAAGTGAATCTAAATTCAAACAGATAAAATTATATATGTAATGCATATTTGATTATATCCAAAGTTATATATAATAACTACAACTTGTATAGGTGTGTGAAACCTAATCCTGTTTTTTGTGTCTATATATATCATTAGTTCATACGGTAATATTACACATAAAGCATCTAAAAACTCAGATGTAGTTTAAATTGATTGCGTTATCTCCCATGGATTCTAATAGGGAAACTGATAGAATATGATACCAATTACTGAGAGGGAATTATTTATTTTTGGATATAAAAGTGAAAATCAGCCAGTCTCAGTGGACAGGGAGCATAACTCACATGGCTATAAGAGTAAGTAATCTTTGTTAAATGTCATGGAAGCCAACGTTCCCCACCTCTCTCGTATGCTTGATAATTCCATTTTATTCCTTACTTTCTTTACGGTCTGGTTCGACTGAGTTCCGTCTAACTACCATTCTGAAACGATGTCATGCATTGAATTAAAATCCATTCCTATTCTACACACTTGTTTTAAGTTAGGATAAGAGATCATCTGATTATCTCTCCTACCACTTCTTGAATCTTGTAATTTAAGGCTATATAACTAATCAGTAGAAAGCAGATATATATACGATTCGATATACTTATTTATGAAACTAGTTTGTGGATTGCACAAATCACAGCTtgaataataattattattccttattttacatacatgcatatatatctAAATGCTAAAATGACAACTATACGAAGAAGGATCAAGGAGAAGATGCAAGAGATTTAACAATCCTAATGATTGAAACCCAAGAAGACTTCAAGACTTCAAGTAGATTCAATATTCAGTGTATGCTTAAATTGTAGTATAACAACGGTGGTGTTAAGTAGGCACTTTAGCATAGATTTTCAAAAACTTGAAAAGCAAAACAAAAGTCTTCACAATCAGCAGCAATTTTGATGACTAAACCCACAAAACATTACACACACTATTCTAAAAAAAAATGAATCTATTCCAATATTTCTAAATTTCTTTGCTAATTGGCTACTGTTGGGCCTGGTCCACTTATGTGGGCTATGATTTTATTAAGCCCAACTAAATAAatgaaaaaaaacaaaaacacagtAGAATGttagagagagagaaaaaaaaggAAATAAAAGGGGGGAGACAAAATGTTTTGTGGAGTAGCGTGAAGTGATTCAAGACAATCCCAGAGGTGGAAGTACAAGCAGCAACAAGGTTGTATCTGTGAATTCTCTCCTACAAATCGGTGAGAATATCCAAACTTGGTTTGCTGTATTATTAGTGAAATCCACATCTCTGTGAAGATTAATGTTTGTATGTACGTCTAGTATTAACTACAGAGAAACTTGTGTAACCCATTATTTATAGTGGAATTGTTTTAGTGTGGGTGGTTTAATGTCACCTCGTGATTTTTTCCCAGGGTTTTCCACGTCAAAAATCTGGTTTGTTTTTTTACTTCTTTGCTGCTGTTATTTTGATCTATATTGCTTCAATTTTCTGTCCGTATATTGATGGGTGCATCATCCTATTTTACACATAAAGAGGAAGTCTAAAGTGTAGTTGCATATAGCTTAGCTTGTTGTTCATTAATTGTGGTCTCCGGTAACCTTAGAGCATTGCTCTTAAAGTCTAGTGTATCCAAAAAAGAGTTTATTACACTCTTTTACTCCCAACAGCTACTAAGAAAGAAACCCTTTTATGAAAAAAAGCTATAAATACTAATAGTCCAAACAAAATAACTCTCTAAAATTAAACAAACACCAACATTGAATACCCAAGTGCTCAAGTATTTGTCCAATCTTTCTGTGCTTACcaaaatcacaaaaaaatatGAGATGAATTGTGTTTTTACAAAATATATTAACTTCAATCACAACGTCACAACTAAGGACTCATTGTTTGCTAAATAATTACATTGCCAAAATACCAACTCATTGACCTACAACTAAGCTAGATACAACTCCTGAATATTAAATTTTTTCGTGCAACTAAATATTTACCAAAATAAATAGAATATCTAGGGCAGAAATCGCTTAGCTATTCCTACCTAACCACGAGCATCATATTACTCTTACTTCACAAATTCAACCTTGACGGTAATAATCTCAACTTCAACTGCTACTACTTCCCAGCTATTTATGTATGTTTAAATAATTACAACACTTAACATCCCAACATATCGCCCCTCAGCATAGCACGGACAAACAAATACTAGCTCTTAAATAATACAAAACACAGTACACCCCTGACACAAACAACTGATGACTACAGAAAACAGTTGAATGATCTGACTTAAATTGGATTTCTGGTTCTATTTTCAACAAAAATGGTACAAACAATAGAAAGACTTGTAGTAGTTGCAAGATTGTTGCGCTAAAGATTTGCTGATATATGATGATCATAAGTTTAACTACAAGGGACGAGGAGTACATGTCATTGCAGTTTGCAGGCCTTTAAACATTATGAACATGCAACTTCCAGAACACATCAGTGGTGTTGTCATCCTTGCTTCATTATATTGAGGAATTTGGATGGTGATAACGACCAGCTAATAGAATACAGAAAAATCACTGCTGCAGAAATGCACTGAAGAGGACTCACTCCTGCTGTTCTGTGCCTCTGCAAATGTGAATATAAAGTATCCACTATTGAGGTATCTCTCCTTCCTCTAGCTCCTCCTCTACTGGCAAAACTTTGCTTGAACCGAGAAGATCATTTGTTTCCACTAGTCCCAGTTCCTCCATGAACATTCcatcaagattagaaaaatcatCAAAACTTTATTCTGATATCAGATCCGAAATTGAACCTAATAACCCTTGCACAAGTTCAGGGTCTAGCTTTTCAATTATTTCTGCCACAGTAGAATTGACAGTGAAATCCAACTGCTCATCTAAAGCTTTGTCAAAGAATATATCATTCTTTGTCCCTTCTTGTTCACTTGCTGTTGCACATGAAGAGCTGTCTAGCGTGTCTGCTGGTTTTTCTTCCTTAATTACCTCCTCCCTCAAGAGAACTCCTTTTGGACTCCGTTCTCCATTCTTTATGAACTCCTTATGGTCGAGCTTATGACGAATTTCAACTTTTGTAACTTCAAAATCATAATGGTGCGAAGGTAGGAATATATAAATTACAGGGTACTCAATAATACTTAAATTGGCCAACTGCTCACATATTGGTGCCTCTATATCTAGCTGGACGAAAGGTGACTTAGAATGCTGCATTTAAAGAACAATACAAAACAGGTACAATAaaacaagttcaaactttttatctatcttttatatttttttctttggGAGTTGTGAGATATTCGACCACCAACATACTATAATACAAATACTTATTATGAAATCTTTTTATTTATTGAATTCGACTACATAGTACTCATATAATAGCACTTAACTACTTTATATTATTTTACTCAACTAAAATCTTTATTCCTTTCATTCCATCTAATATATTTTAAGTCGGGGTGTTACAAGATAGATGCTTTTAATATTAAAATTCAATAAGATTAAATATCATATTTTTTACTAAAAGTATATGCTTACAATTTTCTAAACATAAGTTTTTGTTGATATTTTATATTTGTATTATTACATATATGAATGATGGAAATGTGTCTTGTAGTTTATATTTTAACAAActataaaatttcaaaattatgATAAAGCTAAATTTTCACTAAACTTTTTTATAATTTGATACTACAGGACGAAAAATATCCAATTTAATTTATTCTGAATAAAAAATCATTTAAATCAAGAGAAGAGGACTTTGGCGGAGGGAGCAATGAGAAGAATAAAAAATCAGATTAAACGCGGGAAGCACAATTTGGAAAATTTGAAAACAGAAGAAACAAATACCCTGCAAGATACCAAAAAGTAACGGTTGGTAATAGCTGTACACCACGCCCAGTTCACTCTGTAGGCGTATATAACCAATGCTAACCAACTGCTAGGGTTTTACGGGCGCCTCTCTCCCTTTCCTCAAAAACTCTCTTATCTTTTGCAGGCTAAATTGACTCTAGTAAAATTCTCATTTCTTTAAGCTTCCAATCGTCGCCAAAGGACTGTAGAGGTGTTGAAACTGACGAGGTATGCTATCTTCTCTTTGATCACAGTCTTTACATTCTGATGAATTTGAATATGTGATATATATATTCTGTTGTAGTAAACTGAATTTGAATGGATGCTTTAGAATTCATAAAGAAATCAACAGATGCTCAAGTTTTCTTTAACCTCTAATCAGTTTGAAGGTGTTTTCATCTAAGGCAAACCACCAAATGATTTCTTGCTTGTGGTTTGAGGTTATTAATTGGTACTATTCATTGGAAAAAATTCAATTGAATTAATTAGTTGAATCCTAAGATTATAAGTTTTTTCTGGGATGTATTGGATACATGATTTGTCTCTATAATTGGCTAACTACAATTTGTGCGAGTCTTAAATTGTTGTTAAGAAAATTAACAAAAACCAACTCAACACGTTGGCcttcattttgaaaaacaattTGAGACATATTTGGGCTCTAGCATTTTAGTATACGTTGAAAGAAAAGATCTCACTCAAACTCACGCAAAATATTTAGGATAAGAGATATTTTATATAAACTATAATA is drawn from Apium graveolens cultivar Ventura unplaced genomic scaffold, ASM990537v1 ctg5403, whole genome shotgun sequence and contains these coding sequences:
- the LOC141702647 gene encoding uncharacterized protein LOC141702647, with product MELLNGLNFKKWKQDIELNLGILDFDHVLKEDPPTKLNANTTRDAKNKYERWHKHIKMALICMKISKTNALQGGIPETIYARDYYNSIAEKYKSFAQSKVSNLMNSLTKMKFDGLGSMREYIMKGIEIIEN